GCGTCGGGATGGTGCTCGGCCATCTTCGGGCCTGGGGGCCCTCGTTGTCAGCCAGAGCGGCAAACGTGCGGCGCGACGCAGCTTCCGCGTCCGCGTGAGAGCATGCCGACGGTGGCAGGGGCCGGGACGGGGGTCAGTCGTGGCGGACCGAGCAGGCGGCCTCCGGCTGGCCTGGGAGCGTCGTGACGGGGACTCCGCCTTCTGCGCCGTCCGCGAGCTTCGCTCGGGTCGGGTCGCCATCGCCCTCGGCTGCGTCGACGGCGATGCCTCGGGCCGATCTGCCAGCCATCTCGCGGCTGCCCTGCGCGCGGCCGGCGACGACGACCTGCCCCCCGCCCGCGCGCTCGACGACGCGGGGGATGCGCTGTACCGCCTCGATCCCGCGGCGATCGCCCGTTGCGCCTACGCCGTCCACGACCCGGTCGACGGCTCGCTCGAGCTGGCCCTGGCCGGGGACCTCGGCGTGCTGCTCGTGGACGGCGCCTCGGCGGTGGCGCCCGGCGAGGCGGGTCCGCCCATCGGCGGCGCCTCGACGGGGGGACGTCGGCAGAGCGTCCGCGCCTGGCCGGCGGACGCGACGCTCGTGCTGTGCACGGGTCCGCTCGACCCCCGCGCCTGGCAGCGCTGGTGGCGCGGCGGCGTGTCGCCGCACGTCGAGGGTCTGCCGGGCCTGCTCCTCGACCGGCTGCCCGCGGCCGGCGCAGCCGTGCTCGCCGCCAGACCGGACGCCCTCCTAGCGCCCCGCGTGGCGACCCTGCCTCTGACCGCCGAGCCGGCGGGGGTCCGGCGCGCCCGCGAGTTCGTCGCGAGGACGCTGCAGGAGTGGGGTCTGGCGGGCGACCAGGTGGAGCGGGCCCGGTTGGTGGCCAGCGAGCTGGCCACCAACGCCGTCCGCTACGGCGGGGAGCAGCTCTCGGTCCACCTCGCCCTCGGCCCCGAACGGCTGGCGGTCGAGGTCCGTGACGCGACCTCGGAGCTGCCGCGCGGCGCGACGCCGGGCGGTGAGGCCGAAGGCGGGCGCGGCCTGCTGCTCGTCGGGTCGTTGGCCCAGGACTGGGGCGCCCGCCCG
This sequence is a window from Actinomycetes bacterium. Protein-coding genes within it:
- a CDS encoding ATP-binding protein, which gives rise to MADRAGGLRLAWERRDGDSAFCAVRELRSGRVAIALGCVDGDASGRSASHLAAALRAAGDDDLPPARALDDAGDALYRLDPAAIARCAYAVHDPVDGSLELALAGDLGVLLVDGASAVAPGEAGPPIGGASTGGRRQSVRAWPADATLVLCTGPLDPRAWQRWWRGGVSPHVEGLPGLLLDRLPAAGAAVLAARPDALLAPRVATLPLTAEPAGVRRAREFVARTLQEWGLAGDQVERARLVASELATNAVRYGGEQLSVHLALGPERLAVEVRDATSELPRGATPGGEAEGGRGLLLVGSLAQDWGARPLHPHGKAVWCRLPGASPQPSHE